From the genome of Candidatus Rhabdochlamydia sp. T3358, one region includes:
- a CDS encoding HD domain-containing protein — MNNCALTCFILTIMASSYADDVKPKVSICQESTQQFTKQIIQEKIEETRTLVGKIVHDDEMVMTQFDLLTEELIIAYCREKGITLNEAEEILQAMQFSAEKHRFQTRKNDRKTPYVSHCFEVAYKVMSIGEVRDLTSILASLLHDTLKDTQTTVEEIEKKFGMQVAKVVDELTGDRKISLQEKKRQETINASYRSKPAAIVQLADTLCNTLELLNHPPKGWSRKYIDQYFQWAQTVVDRLPSVNPKLKEAVLLTLNQYWERQAASSN; from the coding sequence ATGAATAATTGTGCGTTGACCTGTTTTATTTTAACTATAATGGCAAGCTCTTATGCTGATGATGTAAAGCCAAAAGTATCTATTTGTCAAGAATCTACTCAGCAGTTTACAAAGCAGATCATTCAAGAAAAAATAGAAGAGACAAGGACTTTAGTTGGTAAAATTGTGCATGATGATGAAATGGTTATGACACAATTTGATCTACTAACAGAAGAACTTATTATTGCTTATTGTCGAGAGAAAGGAATTACTTTAAACGAAGCAGAAGAGATTTTGCAAGCCATGCAATTTTCCGCAGAAAAACATCGTTTTCAAACACGTAAAAACGATCGCAAAACCCCTTATGTATCTCACTGTTTTGAGGTTGCTTATAAAGTGATGAGTATAGGAGAAGTAAGGGATTTAACGAGTATTTTAGCAAGTTTATTGCATGATACTCTAAAAGATACGCAAACAACAGTAGAAGAAATCGAAAAAAAATTTGGGATGCAAGTAGCTAAAGTAGTAGATGAGCTAACAGGGGACAGGAAAATATCCTTGCAAGAGAAAAAACGACAAGAAACAATTAATGCATCCTATCGATCAAAGCCTGCAGCAATAGTTCAATTGGCTGATACTCTTTGCAATACATTAGAACTTTTAAATCATCCTCCTAAAGGCTGGAGCCGAAAATACATTGATCAATATTTTCAATGGGCACAAACAGTTGTAGATCGTCTTCCATCTGTTAACCCTAAACTAAAAGAGGCGGTGCTTCTTACATTAAACCAGTATTGGGAAAGACAAGCAGCTTCATCAAATTAA